Proteins found in one Kluyveromyces marxianus DMKU3-1042 DNA, complete genome, chromosome 2 genomic segment:
- the amdS gene encoding acetamidase has product MTISEIAQPISDEDSSWKPKASTKLQEARSELPGHWELPVDVLEKFSMTSKDHVLDLPQMFLSPEEIEITKLQPASSLVEKIVSGEYSALQVLEAFSHRAAIATQVTNCCTELMFSYGRKRALYLDEYLKEHGKPIGPLHGLPISVKDSFKIPGYDSTLGYVSFIGNKKDITEPSPMIKLMIDLGAVPFVKTNLPQTLMTADSENNIFGRTLNPINLTLTAGGSSGGEGSLVKQRGSVFGIGTDIAGSIRIPALCNGVYGFKPTTNRIPFADQVAPADPTYLGFEPSAGPLATNWDDIELFMRHVLNSDLIKYDKTCIPYPYNGSISLPSVLKIGLITEVDYFPLHPTMVDTLEKAAGKLRKAGHEVQELRSDIVDFYKEGFKTCFGMYMIGASELKNGFDILKEEDEPLIDSLKMNPGVVPPQSIDDLYKLKASQQKVKAKATSLFDNFDIIICPGNAGAAPPHDEYGIPPFTCIWNLIDFPAAIIPFSTIDKEYDVDTSQYPPELLQPRTYPVYKENTYLGAPGHIQIVTPTFQDEKLLEIGKIIDSVLNA; this is encoded by the coding sequence ATGACAATTTCCGAAATCGCTCAACCAATATCAGACGAAGATTCCTCATGGAAACCCAAAGCTTCCACAAAGCTTCAGGAAGCAAGATCAGAATTGCCTGGTCATTGGGAATTGCCTGTTGATGTGTTGGAAAAATTTTCCATGACTTCTAAAGATCACGTCTTGGATCTTCCACAAATGTTCTTATCACCTGAAGAAATCGAGATCACCAAACTGCAACCCGCTAGTAGCTTGGTGGAGAAAATTGTAAGTGGTGAATATTCTGCTCTTCAAGTTTTAGAAGCCTTTTCACATCGGGCAGCCATTGCTACTCAGGTTACTAATTGTTGCACGGAGCTCATGTTCTCttatggaagaaaaagagccTTATATTTAGACgaatatttgaaagagCATGGAAAGCCAATTGGACCATTGCATGGTTTACCAATATCAGTTAAGGACTCTTTTAAAATACCAGGTTATGATTCAACACTTGGTTATGTTAGTTTTATCGGTAACAAAAAAGATATCACAGAGCCATCGCCAATGATTAAGTTGATGATTGATCTCGGTGCGGTTCCTTTTGTCAAGACAAATTTACCACAAACTTTGATGACTGCAGATTCCGAAAACAACATTTTTGGGAGAACTCTGAACCCAATCAATCTGACATTGACTGCTGGTGGAAGCTCGGGAGGAGAAGGGTCTTTGGTGAAGCAGCGTGGTTCAGTTTTCGGCATTGGTACCGATATTGCAGGGTCGATTCGGATTCCGGCATTGTGCAACGGTGTTTACGGCTTCAAACCAACCACTAATAGAATTCCATTTGCAGACCAAGTTGCACCAGCCGACCCAACATACCTTGGTTTCGAGCCTTCTGCTGGTCCATTAGCTACGAACTGGGACGATATTGAGCTCTTTATGAGACATGTTTTGAATTCTGATCTCATAAAATATGATAAAACATGCATACCTTATCCATATAATGGTTCAATTTCATTGCCTTCCGTGTTAAAGATTGGCCTTATCACGGAGGTCGACTATTTTCCTCTGCACCCCACAATGGTTGATACTCTGGAAAAGGCTGCTGGGAAATTAAGAAAAGCTGGCCACGAAGTACAAGAGCTCAGAAGTGACATTGTTGACTTTTATAAAGAAGGCTTCAAGACATGTTTTGGCATGTACATGATCGGTGCCTCTGAGCTTAAAAATggttttgatattttgaaggaagaagatgaaccATTAATTGACTCCCTCAAAATGAATCCAGGAGTTGTTCCCCCACAAAGTATAGATGATTTATACAAACTCAAGGCTAGTCAACAGAAAGTCAAAGCAAAAGCCacttctctttttgataattttgatattattatctGTCCTGGGAATGCCGGAGCTGCTCCTCCTCATGATGAATACGGCATTCCACCATTCACGTGTATCTGGAACCTAATTGACTTCCCAGCTGCTATAATCCCATTTTCTACGATTGACAAAGAATATGATGTTGATACATCGCAGTATCCTCCGGAATTACTTCAACCTCGAACATATCCGGTTTATAAAGAGAATACTTACTTAGGAGCCCCTGGTCATATTCAGATCGTAACTCCAACCTTTCAGGATGAAAAATTGTTAGAAATTGGTAAAATAATCGACAGTGTTTTGAATGCTTAG
- the BIO5 gene encoding 7-keto 8-aminopelargonic acid transporter yields the protein MSVSDSSSSLGASQKAGKLAHNYSWWPLIGMSFSLTNSWLGVSSSFVVGLSGAGQPAVVYGLIFAFVLTLMCGYSLSEFSRLLPNSAGTSFWTLKLLERSAVGDVEELSVREKSSSALDISKLSQKEDETTDGKLLKLSTMDSNSCRSSFQKHMAIAVGLINYFGCVFTTASIVSSLIYSIMGIHSILHPSFELKRWHTFLLYEILTIFLTAFNCNYRGLPFLSSFGLAMSLFSYAITFILCLVSRSDTIAEQPWPKSEDIFYKFHNNTGWKSNGMAFLVSLINPLWSFVGIDSATHMVDEVGHAAARVLVPKVIMTTIVIGFVTSFSYSIALFYCVRDTSAVLESIAPAVTIYYQATGNRNLAVFMQASTIVAGLTCGVASGTWQSRMLWALSREMEAMRPEGTLSRLVTARFASIDSKNKVPLYAHLFSQVLVAIIGCIMLGSTKAFNAIISAAVTLLIVSYAIPSVILLVRGRNRFIEKCEREAGDEAVKAPSKWGVIPHTMTVVYALFCLVMLSFPYVKPVTVGLDIPQYR from the coding sequence ATGAGTGTCTCGGATTCTTCCAGCTCTCTTGGTGCTTCTCAAAAGGCGGGAAAACTTGCCCATAACTACTCATGGTGGCCATTGATAGGCATGTCGTTCTCGCTGACCAACTCATGGCTAGGCGTTTCCTCATCATTTGTCGTGGGGCTTTCAGGCGCAGGTCAACCTGCGGTCGTCTACGGTCTTATATTCGCTTTTGTGTTGACTTTGATGTGTGGGTATTCGCTCTCAGAATTCTCCCGGTTGCTTCCTAATAGCGCTGGAACGAGTTTTTGGACGTTAAAACTTCTTGAGAGAAGTGCGGTCGGTGATGTCGAAGAGCTCTCGGTTAGAGAGAAGTCATCCAGCGCTCTTGACATCAGCAAGTTGTCACAGAAAGAAGACGAGACCACGGATGGTAAGCTCTTGAAGCTAAGCACCATGGACTCGAACAGCTGTCGTTCGTCCTTCCAGAAGCACATGGCGATAGCGGTTGGCCTAATCAACTATTTTGGTTGCGTGTTCACGACAGCAAGTATTGTGTCTTCATTGATATACAGTATAATGGGTATCCACTCCATTCTGCATCCCTCTTTCGAGTTGAAGCGGTGGCATACATTCCTACTGTACGAAATACTGaccatttttttgactGCGTTCAATTGCAATTACAGGGGCTTGCCGTTCCTGTCCTCCTTTGGGCTAGCAATGTCACTGTTCTCGTACGCCATCACATTTATCCTGTGTCTCGTTTCAAGAAGCGACACCATCGCCGAACAGCCTTGGCCTAAGAGCGAAGACATCTTCTACAAGTTCCACAACAACACCGGGTGGAAGTCCAATGGAATGGCGTTCCTGGTCAGCCTCATCAACCCACTATGGTCGTTCGTGGGGATCGACTCAGCAACGCACATGGTGGACGAGGTTGGCCATGCTGCAGCGAGAGTGCTGGTGCCCAAAGTCATCATGACCACCATTGTGATTGGTTTCGTCACGAGTTTCTCGTATTCGATTGCGCTCTTTTACTGCGTCCGCGACACGAGTGCTGTGTTGGAATCGATTGCGCCAGCTGTGACAATCTATTACCAGGCGACGGGAAACCGAAACTTGGCGGTGTTCATGCAAGCGTCCACCATCGTGGCCGGCCTGACATGCGGTGTTGCGAGTGGGACATGGCAGTCGCGGATGTTGTGGGCGTTATCGAGGGAGATGGAGGCGATGAGGCCGGAGGGAACGCTGTCGCGATTGGTAACGGCCAGGTTTGCGAGTATCGAttccaagaacaaggtgCCCTTGTATGCACACCTGTTCTCGCAGGTTCTTGTTGCGATTATAGGGTGCATCATGCTGGGCAGCACGAAGGCGTTCAATGCCATCATATCGGCAGCAGTGACGCTTCTAATCGTGTCATACGCCATTCCGAGTGTGATACTGCTTGTTAGAGGCCGGAACAGgttcattgaaaagtgcGAAAGGGAAGCCGGCGATGAGGCGGTCAAAGCACCCAGTAAATGGGGCGTGATTCCACACACGATGACGGTGGTGTACGCATTGTTTTGCCTGGTTATGCTGTCTTTTCCTTATGTGAAACCTGTGACtgttggactggatattcctcagtatcGGTAG